The following coding sequences are from one Sesamum indicum cultivar Zhongzhi No. 13 linkage group LG11, S_indicum_v1.0, whole genome shotgun sequence window:
- the LOC105173553 gene encoding probable 3-hydroxyisobutyrate dehydrogenase-like 1, mitochondrial: protein MRLLSLLCLLHRSATHTHSPSLFLRHHMATAAEPVGPSNTKLGWIGTGVMGRSMCSHLLKAGYTVTIYTRTQSKAESLLSMGARWAESPKSLASQSDVVFSIVGYPSDVRKVILDPASGALAGLRSGGVIIDMTTSDPSLAVEIASAASAAGCSSVDAPVSGGDRGARLASLSIFTGGDETLVTRLTPLLNHLGRVYHMGGPGKGQFCKLANQVTIASTMVGLCEGLIYAHKAGLDLSNYLNAISTGAAGSKSLDLYGNRILKRDFEAGFYVNHFVKDLGICLRECQNMGLALPGLALAQQLYLSLKAHGEGDLGTQALVLALERLNNVSLESGSSKSLSEGKN, encoded by the coding sequence ATGCGCCTCTTATCCCTGCTCTGCTTGCTCCATCGTTCCGCTACCCACACCCACTCTCCGTCCCTCTTCCTCCGCCACCACATGGCCACCGCCGCCGAACCCGTCGGCCCGTCCAACACCAAACTGGGTTGGATCGGCACCGGCGTAATGGGCCGCTCTATGTGCTCCCATCTCCTCAAGGCTGGGTACACCGTCACTATCTACACCCGCACCCAGTCCAAGGCTGAATCTTTACTCTCCATGGGGGCTCGCTGGGCGGAATCCCCGAAATCCTTGGCCTCCCAGTCCGACGTTGTCTTCTCCATCGTTGGCTACCCTTCCGACGTCCGCAAAGTCATTCTGGACCCCGCCTCCGGAGCCCTAGCGGGCCTCCGCTCTGGAGGGGTTATAATCGATATGACGACTTCGGACCCCTCCCTCGCAGTTGAGATCGCCTCTGCTGCCTCTGCCGCTGGTTGCTCCTCAGTCGACGCCCCAGTCTCCGGTGGCGACCGCGGTGCACGCCTAGCCTCGCTCTCCATATTCACCGGGGGCGATGAAACTCTGGTAACTCGCCTCACCCCTTTGTTGAACCATCTGGGAAGAGTATACCATATGGGTGGGCCTGGAAAGGGGCAGTTCTGTAAGTTAGCGAACCAAGTAACCATTGCTTCGACAATGGTGGGTTTATGCGAGGGTTTGATATATGCGCATAAGGCTGGTTTGGATTTGAGTAATTATTTGAATGCCATCTCGACGGGGGCTGCGGGCTCGAAGTCTTTGGATTTGTATGGGAACAGGATATTGAAACGGGATTTTGAGGCGGGTTTTTATGTGAATCATTTCGTGAAGGATTTGGGGATTTGTTTGAGGGAGTGTCAGAATATGGGATTGGCTTTGCCAGGGCTGGCATTGGCTCAGCAGCTGTATTTGTCGCTTAAGGCACACGGAGAGGGTGATTTGGGTACTCAGGCGCTCGTTTTGGCACTAGAGAGGCTCAACAATGTGTCGCTTGAGTCAGGGAGCTCAAAGTCTTTGTCCGAGGGAAAAAATTAA